cttgtaaacaacttctcaaatatatattaaatttcagatttgttgagtgcagaattttctttgaggttttctccaagaattctatcttgagctttctttagaagttattttaacaatcttttgattgtgggagccatcttcaaccttcttcttaccattgatattctttggaggggagattagagccgtttgaagggagttgtgagatctttcgggatttcaaggcttcttaggacttatcttttaatttcttactgtcaattctctctttatttctgcttgtgccgaatctttatctaatttattttctgttcttattgtgttttcagcctttttctatcttatggaattagcccaaaaatccccaatttctagggttcttgccgattcatccatactctttttgggagaaattagattatcgaaatttggggaaaactatctgggtgttcaattgggcagaatcgtaatctcctttagggtttcaagaacccttattaacacttatttctattctcaatttgattctttgctgatttggggattttatttcagatctgaaaattcaaagttctaatattttaattttttgttttgtttcagatttgattgtttagagctttcgtaagagtttcccgtgacttggcaactcgatcttggtccgcgcgcaagcCCCTTATCACCTGGACTTTTGACAAAATCTTGCGAGTCAGATTCTTGGTGATGAATCTTGTGGATTCCACTTTCTTGATTTCAATTTCTTCTTGAGTAAACAATTAACTCCtttgtttgttctttattctcattATCAGACTCTACACCTCTATACTCCTTTTCATTAACaacattaacattattaatttctGTGTTAATCATAAATTCACCTTCCCCATTATTAGAATCTCTATGTTGTATATTTCTAGTGTTTTCTTGATCAATTATAGAATCTTCCTTACTATAATTCCCTCCCTAAAGATTAGAATCAAAGTAAGATTGCGTTTCAACAAATGTGACATCCATGGTAACAATAATCTTCCTATCAATTGGATTGTAACATTTGCAACCCTTTTTATTAGAAGCATAGCTAACAAAGACGCATTTTTTTGCTCTAAGATCTAGTTTACCTTGGTTGTGAAGATGAACAACGACATTACACCCAAAAATTCGGAGGGATAAATCTATGATAAATTTAGAGTTAGGAAAGTTATCTTTAAAGAGACTGAAATGAGTTCTATAGTTTAGAGTTTTACTAGGCATTCTATTAATAAGATATTTAGCTGTTAATAAGGTTTCGCCCCAAAGATAATGTGGTACCTGACTAGTGAACATCAAGGCTCTAGTTACTTCCAAAAGATgtcagttttttctttttgcaaccccattttgttgtggtgtattTGTACAAGAGCTTTGTTGGATTATACCATGTTTGGTTAAGAAAACACCTAATTAGTCACTAAAAAATTTCCCACCATTGTCACTCTGAAGTACTTTTATTCTCACATCAAATTGTGTTTTCACCATagcataaaaaaactaaaacaaatttttaacttcagacttatcttttaataaaaacaccCAACAAATGAGAGTatgatcatcaataaatgtgaCAAACCAACGTTTTCCTAAAAAAGTTGAGACTCGAATGTCCTAAAACATCACtatgaattaatgaaaaatgTTTGGAAGCTTTACATTTTTGAGGTGGGAAGAATGACCGATGATGTTtaatcaattcacaaaattcacaGTGATATGAaggacttttatttttaaataaatcagGTAACAAATATCTTAAATAGTAACAATTAAGATGTCCAAGCCTATAATGCCAAATCATAACCTTATAAAAACTAGAAGcagaatttaaacataaaatagttgTTGGTTGACTTAGATGGTCGTCGTCAAGAAAGTAAATTTTACCAGATTCTTTAGCATTGCCAATCATCCTCCCCGTGActatatcttaaaatttacaCATAGAGGAGCCAAATATAACATGACAATTCGAGGACTGGGATAATTTATTGACCGATATGAGATTACAAGCTAAATTTGGCACATGTAAAACACTATGTAAAACCAATGAAGGCGAAATTTTAACAGTGCCTTTCCCGGCTATTGCCGAGAACGATgctactttgatttttttatttcctgcACAAGGTGTGTAAGTTGAAAAAAGAAGATGACTACTAGTCATGTGATCACTAGCTCCAGAATCAACAATTCATGTGTTTGTTTTACAAGGCTTGGCactgaaaaaaacaaaaaaatcaataccTAATTGGGCAAAGGAGGAAGGATTATTGGATGAGTTAGAAAGATAAGAATTCATCCGAAATTGTGGTGATTGAAAAAACTTGTGTAGATGCTCTAATTGTTCCTTAGTGAATGGAAACCCTTCTAGAAAACTTTGGCCctcataattttcattaattgttTCAACGGTAAAACTTACTTCCTCTGTTTGATTGCTGGATCTCTTATCTCCAATGAAGGTTGTTTTAACCATGATGCTACTAGAGATAATCTAGCTCAGATGCCATGAAAGTTTTCAAGAGAGCATTTAATAAAACTGTTCTATCTTTTATTAACTAAACAACTgaatttaaatagagaaaagagtCATAGCCTAATTGGGAAAATAATTCtcttattctaataaactactaaaagataaaataaaatattcctagAATATCTCAAACGATTTATTCTAAGATTTATCTATCTAAATAagatttatctacctaaataactttaaaatatatcccAAAATATATGGGTTTCACATATTTCAACATTTCCCACAATCATGTGCCTACAAATCTATGCACCtttcatttccatttatttgtttattatttatgttatttagcAAAATATAGTGGACAATCTCTGCTGTCAGCCGAGGGACCCTTATGCCATGACACTCACATTgaatcatttcaatttcataccTGCAAAGGCAGACCAGTTATGGAGAAAGGGAGATTGTCTAGAAGGATCACACAGTGGCAGGCATCATGAGAAGCATTGCCAACTAGAGCATGCTTGTTGCAGCATCAGTCCTGCTAGTGgagacaaaagaaaaaaaggaagcaTCCAAATAATTATCAATAATTCCAGTATGGAACAGTTCTAACAATCAAACCAATAAACTATTCTTCTCGCAAAAGAATATGCATGACTTGCTACACTACCAAAATCAATACAATTTTGCCTTACCTATATTGGCCATTTCCATAAAAGGCATGTAATGCGGGTCTAGATAGTGAAAACGTGTTGGCTCTTCGATTGTGCAGGGCCAAGAAAACTATTCAGGTCAGGCTGAGCCAAACCACTAACAGATATAAAAACATACAGGTGGCAGAGACAATCCGCTTTTCAATCATCATTCAGAAAGATTATTCTTGCAATCAGCTGCAAtaccataaaagaaataaaagaaataataataataataataataataataataacaacaacaattgcTAAGATTAACGGCATGCTTCAAACAGAACAACAAATTCACGAAGTGgagaaaatataaaacttaacaaaagaTGTGGAACACTTACATGGTGTATGTTTGTCAAATTTCACCTGAAACTGCCTGGGATGAAACTGGTGGCACCATATAGAACATGATAACCCAACTTTCGATGGTTTATCACTGATGCTGAAGATTAGTATCCCCATCTTTTGACCTGCAACATTTTCAACCAGAAAAATTGAATCCCACCAGGATAAATGGATACATACCTGTAGCGGACACTCACACCAAGTCCAAGTAACATAGGCTCAATGAACTTCAACCCGTTATACATCCTGAGAGCAACGAATCTGTGTGTATCATGCATCTTAATCACCATCTCTGTAGTGGATAAACTGTCACCTAGGATAAAAGCCCCAGAATGCAAAGGAAAACCAATGATTTATCAAACTTATCCAGTATGGACTTATTATGATACTTGAGGGTTATGAACTATCACTATGTTCCATGCTCAAAGTGCACATAGTGAAAATTGCTACTAGTATTACATTTTAGCAAGCCAAATCAAAGTAAACGGGATTTTATACTGATCTTCAATTTCTCAACAAGGGAAATCAACACACAGTTAAGGCACAATAAAAGGGAGAGAGGAAAAGAAATCTAATTACTAATTTCAGTAACATGGTGTTATGATCATGGGTTATGGATCAAATCACCAAACGATTCACAATAAAACCTACCATCGTAGATATTTCTCATGACGGACCTTTGTTCAATAATACATGGAACAGAGCTCCTAACTTTAGACTCATCAGAAGGAGAGAATCTTAAACCtctataaattgaaataatttctgTCTAATTGTCCCCTTAAATGAAGGTTACATGGGATTTTAATCTGGTAGAATAAGAAACTACAATTAAGGAAAGTAAAATTAAGTtctaattgcataaaatacttgccaaacaaattttctaattaGGAATATTATTAGAAAAACAGAATGATTTGTCTTCTTGCCATCTTTGGCTTCATGTGTTGCCCACAAAGGCATCATGACACATGGATTTCGATGGCAGATGGAAGACTGCCGCCTCTTTTCAAATTAGTCACACAATAAGCATCCAATTGACTCAAATGGTCTGCATACATTATCAACTATCATCCTTAAAACCATCACTTTTATGTCATCAATATAATATAACTGATTTACAGAACATCACTAAATGAAATTGCCGCTACATTCTAATAGGCTAAAACACACCAGGCGTAAAATTCCAGTGTCAATTAATTGTGATACTTGAGAGAAAATCCAAACTACAAATTGGTTAAGAGTAAATTAGCTAACTAAAAGATCAGGGGAAGACAAAGAACACTCAGCAATTCAAAGATTAatgaagagaagaaaatagTCGAACTGAAAATTAAGCAAATGCAAAAACTTTGACAAGATGCTTGCTGAACCTCAAATGACCTTTCCTGCTACCAAAAAAAGTAAACTAGATCTGTATGGCACCCTGCAAAATATGGGAGAAATGGTGCTACCATGTAGTTTTTCAcctcatttattttacaaatgaaTAGGATGTTGTCtggttttaaaagaaaactgtCAATATGACACAATGAGCTACAAAATACAACTTAGAACTTACACATCGgaataaaataaacacaactgtcGAAATGAGCtgtaagcaaaaaaaaaagagagagagagaaaaaagggaaagactATAAACAAAAACTTTCACAGGAAAATACTCCAAACGAGAAGGCAACAGCAaagtaaatttaattactttcaaTATGATAGGAGAGTTGAAGAATGCTTTAATGAAATCTCACATTGCAGACTACCATATGGAAGTTCACATCCTTGTATTTTGATCTACATTCCATTGTCTATTTCCTGAAGGGAATTAAAATGACTTGTCAAAAGCCATCCAAGAATATGTTCTTCAGTATCTACTTCAGATTATCACTCATTTTCAAATAGCATTCATTCCACTTGCATGtagaaattgaaagagagcCAACTACAATATGATCATCTTCATGGTACACTTTTAATTGGTTATCACTTTTGTTATTGTAGTATCTGGTGGTTCTATTTACTCTGAAGAGCGGCTTTAACTAATCAGCAACTAATCAGTTGGTGTAAGCGTAAAATCCATGGGTGCTCCATCATTTTCAGGCATATCTCTAACCTCATTGAGAAGTCTTGTAAGTTCCTTTGTCAGCTCCCTACGAATATAATCAGAGCGCTCTTTTGTAATTGATGATTCTGCAAATAAAGTTTCAGTTAAGGACTGGAACTCTTGAAACCATTCATCATCTTTATCATGAACAGAATGAtcatcataaaacatcaaagaGCTTTCTCTTCGCCATCTACTTAGAAAGTACTTTTCAGGAAGTTGAAAGTAGTTCTTATCTATAAATACACGAAGAGCATGTCTGCACAATATCCCAGAAGACTCAAACTCCTTACATGAACAGTGAATCTGTTCATCTTCTGGAATCCATATAACAAGACTTTCCCCATCAATCTTTCTGAAATGACGCACAAGATATGATCCATTGGCCATTTCAGATGCAGCATACTGCATGCTTACTATTAATTCCTGTTGTAGAGCATTGAATGCAAAGGGTGTAAGAATTTTCCGTGAATGCTCTTCAATGGGTAAGCATGTTTTCATATGCAGATACTGGCACTGCATCTCTTGATGTCGCTCATTTTGTAAATTGGCTGCAATACCAACCTGAAAACCAATCATAATAATAACCAACATatcaaaaacagaaaagaaaaaagcaagTTGAGGGATTACAATACAGCATTTGTAATTAACATACCTGCTCAAAAAATCCACGTAAACATGATTGAGCACCGAAGATCCCTTTCAAGAAAGCATCTACAGACTTTGAATAGGCTGTTGTTGCCATTCGAGCAAGAAAATGAACTCTCACATATGACAGCACCCAAGATGTACGAAGAGAGTAGAGTAAAGTGATATGTTTATCTGAGCCAAGTCCAAATATGGAAACCATTTGATTCCATCGTAGCTCAAAATCCTCTGTACTCTCCAGACGATACAATGCATCAAATTCTGATTTAAAGTCTGCATATTGAGATCCAAGCTGAAGAGAGAACCAGCTAGATACCTTTGGAAGTATGTTCCATATAGATGTAACATGTTTAGTACTCGGTAATTCACTTGTTATAGCATCTCTAAGTCGTGGATCAAGATCACTTAAAATTGTCTGTGGACATCTCCCTTTCATGAAGCGGATAAGCGTCTACACCAAAAGGgcaaaggaaaaattgtaaacaaaTAAGATACATCAAAACCTACTTAAAATACACAAAAGATTAAAGCAGTAAACCTGTATAGCCCATGCAAAGGAGCGCAGTGTTTCATCCTGCAATAAAACGCAACCAAAGAAAATTGGTTGACCATTGTTGTCAATTCCAAACCATGCCCCAAAAAGCATATCATATGTGATTGATCTGTAAGTGGTGTCAAAATAAACAACATCACCAAACAAGGCATATGAATTAACAGCGACACCATATGACCAAGCAATGTTCTCAACCTTATCATTCTGATCTACTGtaaaatcataaacaaaatCTTGATCAGCCTCTTTTGTTGCTTTACATGCCTCAAGAAGTTCCATTgtatcattttctcttttctcattGAGCAAAGCATCATTTTCTTGAACCACTTTCTTCCGGTTTTGAACAAAATTCCTAACATCTCTCTCCAAAAAAGGCAATTGCCCACCTTGAATGCCTTTTTCCAACTCCAAAACCTTCACTATACGATGTATAGGAAACCCAGCTTTTGAAAGTAGTAAAATTCTCTCTTGATCTGCCTCATTAATCTTCCTATATGCAGGCAAGAGACGGACCTGGTCATCCTCTAAAAGCTCGTGATTATGAACATTGCTAAACTGTACAACAAACCATTGAGAAACCCCATCTATTACTTCCTTGGACAAGTACATCTTAGCATCACACCCACACCGTACAGACTTCCTATCTCTATGGTGTTCTCCAGAAAGCTTTTTCCTTGCCGGTGCAAACCCGGAACGATAGCAAACAAAATCACGCTTATAAATCCCCAATTGGGGGCTCAATCTGGACCTCTCTTTCCTAATGGAAAACCCATTTTTCCTAGCAAAATTTCCATAATACTCGAAAGCATCATCGTCGGTCTTAAACACCATTCCAACATAAGGAGCAACCATGTCTTGGGACTGAAGTGATTCAGTTTTTACAATCTGGGATACTATGGATGTCTCTTCAGCATCTCCTTCATATATTACATAACATTTCCAGTCACCACATGGGCATTGCTGCCTTCTTAGCCACATGTTTTTCGATGCAACGGATGCCATTGTATATAatcaatttgaaatatatatgcAAGTACAATCAATGTCACTGCAATCCTAGACTCCCCCAAAACCTGACAGCATAAACCCTTTAAGAAACAAGAATTAAAACGGATtcctttttcaagaaaaagaaCACAAAAACAACTAAATTAAGAAGCTACCCATTGGAGCTACGATATATAGCTTACTAGCTGGAAAAATTTAAGAGTGAAAGTAAGGgaaaaaaaacaagagaaactagaaataataaaatgttaaagaCCAGTACTTCAACAAAAAGAAACTTACATAACAAAATGGCTAAAGCAGTGAAGATCAACGGACACTAAAACAATCGTAAAGTGCTTTAAGCCTTCTTGTGCTTGTGCTTGCTCTTCTGCGTCCCCAGCTCGCGGtctaccttttttcttttccttttccctcGTATTATGAAAAAGTCCTCGCAGATTACCGGAaaaaaaatccaccattaagCCAACATGGACATTGTTCTTGGGCCGACATGGTTCGACCGTGTTGTCAATGCTATAAAGATGTCTTCAAGCCCAGAAAAGGGTTCTAATATTTTAAgattacaatattttatatcaaaatatatttttaaattatctataaaTTGTGGACCTGACCTGGCCCGAAGGCCCATCCGAAAAGTGAAAGGGTCTAGGTAAAAATGTAGGTCCAAAAATTAGATTtggataaaacaaaataagaccCATTTAGAAGATAGGTCAAACCTCAAGTAAAGTGTTTTTCTGCCTAGGCCCGACCCAAATTTGCAAAAAAGaaactgttttttttctttttttttctttttttgctgctattttcttattgttttctcactattttattacaatttcattattatattgctactattttattgttattatttagatattttataattgttattttattattaattttattattattttagaggcgtttgcttgttaagtttcacttatattagtgttatttaagtatacatattttttaatttatttcaagttGTTGGgaagttttagtatttttgatgcattatatttttttagagaaattatataaaaaattcatataatttttttttaatacagtTGAGTCGGAcatgaattttaacatttttattcagGTCaagtttggataaaattttaaaatttttttttgcgaAATTTGGGCTTAAGATTTTGGTTAGATCTTATTCAAACTCGACCCAACCCATAGACACttctaataaaattatgtattcATTTAGCTATTACAACACCtcgaaatatcaattttaatttcatattggttaatacttaaaataatataaattaaagaacATCTTTATAATTCTACAACACCAATGTATAATCCATTATTGAAATCAATggataaaaaggaaataatgaAGGTTTGTGTTGCACTATGAACattaaaatttagctaaaatggcataatgaaataattatgatGTTTGCTCATAATTAAAATTGTCACCTAATCAAAAGTGATGCATTTTAATCTGCtatataaataatcaattattttaatttattttgtatcatatccttgtaaaaataaattttaatttacaattaattgattttaatatttataaacttgtaatactataaaatttaaaaattaatcatatcaattttaGGTCCCAAGCCGCTTAATTTTTGGGCATgtgttatatttattcttttgacACATGACAACATAATTCATGTGTAtatccaatttttaaattaatagaaaatgatattttaaaattataatctatttttaaattaatagaagataatattaaacttataaaactattttttcaCGCTTGGGATGTCAACcattaattataaacatacttatcttataattattttaaataattattatattttaatatttatgtaaataaatttagaaatatattcaaatgaaatacaataaaatgagaaatcaaaacctaaaataattatataatttgtcaaatcctttaaatatttttaacggatccctaaaataaatgatttaaataaaacaaataaactttCAAgtgatacaaatatatatatatatatatatatatatatataaatacaacttCAAAAAAATCTACACAACGCGAATAAATAGCTAGTCcaaatacacatacatatatatatatatatatatatatatatataataaattagctgattataaatttatataaattttgaaaattatcaaaaaatattaaaaattatgttcaaCCGGTATGAAAATTACGTTTTAAAATACTGTTTTTTAAcaaatttcttttatcatactattttaaaaattccaaaattgtgtttttttaaaggttaaaagtaCAAACTCATCgttatactaaaataaatattgaaatttgtcattatgctttatttttattgatattttctgttgttgtttttaaaatatgttgtttttaaaatatgagtaaatttgacacttaatttttatgttaaattttatcactaaactttaaatttattaattttgccaccaatttttatttttaattaaattctatcACTCTATATTGATTTTGaagatttgaaaataaattttaataataaaacttcttgcaaatattttatttcaatagttaataataagttaatttataaaatattaaaaatttaataaattagcttagaaaatttaaattaatgaaacaaatacttgaaaatatatatatataaagtagatttatttattttgacattgttgttaaatattaagataattacaaaagaagaaatttattaaattcttttcaagttattttaaattaaaactgagtagaaaatttcaataaaaaatcaaactttaaagacaaatttcaatataattattaattaaagtgAAATATAATGGCAATTTCAATTTCACCTAAAATATAATgacaattttatacataaaatgtactttaaaatttagtagtaaacttttttaaaattataatatattttattaatatatacaatcaactaataaaatatataattaatagataATAATTAACTTATCACTGTAATTCAATTTACacctaaattaattttcaattaaaataatttcaaatacaaTTTATTAGTCCGACAATCAAATTTTCTATTCATATAGTAAATAACAAAGTTAGCAATTCCACTATCTTTTATCCGAAATATAACTAGTAATTTATACTCTATCATcccctaaatataaaaatctcaCCTTTATACCTGAAGACTAGAACACCTACCTTATAACATCCTATACCTGACTCGATTTACTAGGTCTGAATATAGAATGCCACTAGATTTaaacacttaacaaaaatttaaaaccgaCGAAGACTTACTGAATATACCTCtcacttatttattatttgaagtCAAAAGATTTTGCAGTACAAGTTATTGATTACAGTTGATTTTCAAATAATAGTGTGAGACAATAACACTTAAATCTTTATTTAAGGCAGACTCATTTGTAGTGTATAATATTATTCGCCCTTTGACAACGTATTTCCAAAAGTTCCTCTGTATGCTT
This genomic stretch from Gossypium raimondii isolate GPD5lz chromosome 6, ASM2569854v1, whole genome shotgun sequence harbors:
- the LOC105773826 gene encoding putative protein FAR1-RELATED SEQUENCE 10 isoform X2 yields the protein MASVASKNMWLRRQQCPCGDWKCYVIYEGDAEETSIVSQIVKTESLQSQDMVAPYVGMVFKTDDDAFEYYGNFARKNGFSIRKERSRLSPQLGIYKRDFVCYRSGFAPARKKLSGEHHRDRKSVRCGCDAKMYLSKEVIDGVSQWFVVQFSNVHNHELLEDDQVRLLPAYRKINEADQERILLLSKAGFPIHRIVKVLELEKGIQGGQLPFLERDVRNFVQNRKKVVQENDALLNEKRENDTMELLEACKATKEADQDFVYDFTVDQNDKVENIAWSYGVAVNSYALFGDVVYFDTTYRSITYDMLFGAWFGIDNNGQPIFFGCVLLQDETLRSFAWAIQTLIRFMKGRCPQTILSDLDPRLRDAITSELPSTKHVTSIWNILPKVSSWFSLQLGSQYADFKSEFDALYRLESTEDFELRWNQMVSIFGLGSDKHITLLYSLRTSWVLSYVRVHFLARMATTAYSKSVDAFLKGIFGAQSCLRGFFEQVGIAANLQNERHQEMQCQYLHMKTCLPIEEHSRKILTPFAFNALQQELIVSMQYAASEMANGSYLVRHFRKIDGESLVIWIPEDEQIHCSCKEFESSGILCRHALRVFIDKNYFQLPEKYFLSRWRRESSLMFYDDHSVHDKDDEWFQEFQSLTETLFAESSITKERSDYIRRELTKELTRLLNEEIDNGM
- the LOC105773826 gene encoding putative protein FAR1-RELATED SEQUENCE 10 isoform X1 — its product is MASVASKNMWLRRQQCPCGDWKCYVIYEGDAEETSIVSQIVKTESLQSQDMVAPYVGMVFKTDDDAFEYYGNFARKNGFSIRKERSRLSPQLGIYKRDFVCYRSGFAPARKKLSGEHHRDRKSVRCGCDAKMYLSKEVIDGVSQWFVVQFSNVHNHELLEDDQVRLLPAYRKINEADQERILLLSKAGFPIHRIVKVLELEKGIQGGQLPFLERDVRNFVQNRKKVVQENDALLNEKRENDTMELLEACKATKEADQDFVYDFTVDQNDKVENIAWSYGVAVNSYALFGDVVYFDTTYRSITYDMLFGAWFGIDNNGQPIFFGCVLLQDETLRSFAWAIQTLIRFMKGRCPQTILSDLDPRLRDAITSELPSTKHVTSIWNILPKVSSWFSLQLGSQYADFKSEFDALYRLESTEDFELRWNQMVSIFGLGSDKHITLLYSLRTSWVLSYVRVHFLARMATTAYSKSVDAFLKGIFGAQSCLRGFFEQVGIAANLQNERHQEMQCQYLHMKTCLPIEEHSRKILTPFAFNALQQELIVSMQYAASEMANGSYLVRHFRKIDGESLVIWIPEDEQIHCSCKEFESSGILCRHALRVFIDKNYFQLPEKYFLSRWRRESSLMFYDDHSVHDKDDEWFQEFQSLTETLFAESSITKERSDYIRRELTKELTRLLNEVRDMPENDGAPMDFTLTPTD